The Setaria viridis chromosome 9, Setaria_viridis_v4.0, whole genome shotgun sequence sequence tcgtcgtcgccgggctTCCGAGGTATCATCACGGACCTTACAGGATCTCCATTCTCCTCGATGCGAAGCCTATCGACGAGCTGCTTGTAAGCCCTCATGGAAGGCGAGATGGAAGGGTCGGACGGCGAAAGCCTGGGCGTGCTTGAGATACTGAAGGAATTCTTGTTGTGGGCCCTCGCGCGCGAGGACGCCGGAGACACGTCCGCCGTCTTCTCCTCCGCTTGCGCGTAGAGGCTGAGCCCCGCGTCCTCCATGAGCTGGAACCCCAGCTTGAGCAGCagctccccgccggccgccttgCCGGAGAGCGCGAACGCCTTGTCGAACCACCTGACGCGGCGTCCCTCGGAGCCGATCTTCTGGATGGAGTCGAGCACGAGGTCGCTGACGTCGACGGTGTGCGCGCCCAGGCGGGCGCCCCGCGCCTCGATGGCGACGACGGACACGACGAACCTCCGGGGCTCTAGCTTGAGCGGCTTCCCGGTGCCGGCGCCACCGGTGAAGTACAGGTTGCACCTGACGAAGAGCGTCTCGTCGAagtccgcggcgccgccgcgcacccGGCACGGCATGGTCTGCACCGCACCGTCCCTGGTCTCCGCCTTGCGTACCGTGACTGCGAGGCGGAAGCCCTCCATGGAGGCCGGCACGCCGCGGACGGCGTCGACCTCGACCGAGAACAGGCACCCCGCGCGGCGCTTCCCGAGGTGCGCCAGCGCGCGCACCGGCCTCCAgctccgccacgccgccggccctctACCCTTGCCACCCTCGGGGGTCCTCGAGTCAGCGGCCGCCGTCTCCGCGGCCGGGGCCTTAGGACGCCACAGCGACAGCGAGACGCGGCGGGTCGACTGCGTCCTCCGGTCCTCCCGCCCGGGTCCGTCGGCGACGCGCGGCCCGTCgtcccccgcccccgcgccggaGCGCACGATGGCGAGCGatgcggcgcggcggtggatgGCGTTCGGGCGGTCGAGGTAGTCGCTGAGGCTGGTGCCGGggctcgccggaggaggagcccCATCACCGCCCGATCCGGCCATGCGAACTCCTCACAAGGTCACACTCGCTTGTACGTACGCTGTCTGCTCGGGGGCGGGTTCCTTGTGTTGGACCAGGAACTCGCGGCGCGGCTAGCTAGCTTGGAGTAGTAGCTCGTACGTCCTGGCCTCCTCGGCAGTAGCTTTTAGCGCTGCCGCCTGCCGTGTTGGCGCGAACGCGGGTTGAAAACGGAAAGCCTACCTACCAACCACCAGTAGTCCACGGCCGGGTATCCGACGgctccggccccgcccgcccccgcgtcGTTGGTCTGATCGACGGCTGGCGAAGGCGCCGTGCCCCTCGGACCCCGTCCGATGGCTGTGGCTTATCCACGGGAGGCGAAGAGGACGGGACGTATGTTCCAGAGTGAGTTTTCGGGACGAGAAGGTGGGCACACCACACGCGCGGGCACGGCGAGCGAGTGATGGAATTGAAGCCACGAGACTTTGGTGACCATGGACTCTTGGCCGGGCTTCCTGTGAgtgaccgatcgatcgatcgatgtaTCGGGCCATAAGGGCAAAGCAAAGGTGATGTGATCCGGCGTTAAATGCCGGAGGTGAAAATGACGCCGGGATCGGAAGAGGCCGGAGAGTGGAGAGAGAACAGAGGCGCCGCCTCCTGTCTACTGTTTTCTTGGCTGCGTGTAGGCGGTTCCTGCCACGACGAGAACTATTGGGATGGGAACGGTGAGCGTGTCTTCTTGCCCGCGAGGATGGGAACCGGTCGCCGTCGCGTCTCCCGAGATGCCGACCCGGATCTTGCCGTGCAAAGTTGCCAAAGAAACGGGGGGCTCCCGTTTACACGCACCAGCAGCGGGCTAGCCCGCGGCACGTCAGCACTCGAGCGAGCAGCTAGCTGATGAGACCGTCCGTCTCCTTGGTGTGAGGCAGCATCCGAACCGCAATTTTCTTCGCTGTTCGTTTGCTAGCCGTATCCGTGATGAGCGAAGTAGGTCAGCCGATCGTGGCGAGATGCGATCATGACATTAGACTATGCGTGCAACCTTCCATTGACCTCCGTTTTTTATATTCGTTCACGAGTCACCTCGACGAGATTTTGTCCAGTGAGATGATCGAGTTCATCCTGAGGTGACGCAGGGATCAGGCAAGAGACATCGGAGTCTGCAGTCTGCACCGTACCCCGTGACGGAAAAAAGGCGAGAGAGTCGGTGCCCTCATCAAGAGATAAAATACTCCTATGTGAAAGTTGACACGGCCTTCCAGGTTAGCTACGGTCCCGCCACGCCCTGGCCCCCGCTTTGCCGCGCCGAGTTCCACCTCAACGGCTCCACACCCTGCTCGGCTTTTGTTTCGCGCCGACGCCATGCCGTGATCCTGCGCCATAGGATGGATCACGATCACCCCACTCACGAGGTACGGTCTTCCGTTGGACAGTGCCATGTAGTACGTACATAATTCAGAAACGATCAAGCCAACCCAGTTCACTTGGACCAAATGACCGAACTGCCAGACACCTCCACTTACTAGCGCCAATCAACTCAACCTCACCCTTACCTCACCACCCCTGCCTAACCTGTTCCCTTCTGTAAGATGGTTCCTCCAGAATTACTTGCACATTGCATCAGGTTGGTGACTTCAGACATGGCCGGAGAGATGTACCTATGCTGATTACTTTCTCCTCATAAACTCAATCAATTATATTAATGGTCAAACCATCACTCGATTGACCACAGAAAAGAAGCAGAAGGATGCATTTCTTATATAACACTAAGTCTTTTATTAGAGCCAAACAAACCTTGCCTAACAAACCAATCACCGATACACACGACCACAGCTTTGTTCTTATACCACACACGCCTATACTACCAGTATGCTATAGACTACAGAGTATTAGACAGCCTTCAACCACTGATCAACTATTTAGACTATGTTCCCTTCTCCCTGATTCACAAACCTTGCCTAAGGGTTGTGAGGAACCCCATGAGGAGCCGAAGAGAACAGCATCTTTGCGCGACAGGAACATCAGTAAACTTGGGGTGCCTCCCTCAGGGGTACATTCATGCTGCTTTCCATTGTTTGCCACCCAAGTCCAGAGCTGTTGCTTTGAATCATTGCGACAAACTCAGAATAGTTGGTCTGGCCATCCTGGAAATTTACAGAAAGAGAAGTTTACACATCAGATTTTTCAGCAGGGATTTCTTTTCCGCGTGCAGTTTTTTCTGCCAATGGAAAGAACATGATTCCTTGCAACACTATGAAGGAGCGTTCCATAAAAGAAACACTACCAAGGAGCATCTTAGCAcacatttttttaagaaaatggaAACGAGCATTTCGGTGTTGGTGCTAGGACTGCAAACTGTAAAGGTGTCATACATGAACTCATGGTTTTTTCATCTCCTGTCACCCAAGTAAGTTATGAAAGTGAAATCATTTAGGACGCCCACGCACTTTTGTCAAACATAAAAAACAGAATAATGTTCCAAAAAATCCAAGATCATTCTATTCCATAAACTTCTTAAAAATCACCAATCTCATAACTCATGAAGGAATCAGAAGGTAGACTTACATTGTTTTGATCAACCTCCAAGATTATCTCTTCAAGGCCTTCCATGTCACGTTCCATGGGAGGCTTTTGAAGCTTGTCAACGGTGATATAACCACTTCCATCTTTGTCAAAATATGTAAATGATGGCATCAGGTGTTCTTTGTCTTCAATGTTACTAAGGGTTACTGTGGCAGCAATAAACTCCTCCCAATTGATACTAGTGGTTGTGTCGCTATCAGCCTGAAGTAGAATTCCAAAAGTTAAATAGATAAAAGTATTTCTATAAGTCTGACAGTATTTTAATATACATGCATGCTATGCTATATTGCAATGATGCACTCCCTCCCACTTTTAAATATGTAACagttaggacaagctaattagttcatttGAACTGATTAGCTTCTCCTaagtgtcatatatttaaaatggagggattATTCTAAAAAGGCATGCTTCATTGCTTCTTCCACTAAGTCCATGGGTCATCATAGTCCTCAACCCAAGCTTAGTAGAATGGAGCAACGACGACAGGAATGTGCTATTTCATTTTTGTTAACAAAAACAATTCGATAGGATGTTCAACAGCATATTAGTACTAATATTGCTTCTATGATGTCTACTTTATCTAATTCTTCCATTAGTACTTGAAAACACTATTGAAGTTTTTAAAATGATACAACATATGTTCCCATATATTGCTACTTTGCTACTACTTCATGCAGTAGCTTCTTACCGCTTCCATTAAACCATTAATCCCAGCACGCTTAAACACTGAGCAGCATCTTCTCAACCCTTCTTTAAGGTCACCGAAAGTAATCACGCCTCTGTTTTCGGTGTCGATTGCCTTGAACATTTCTCTTAAGCTAGTGATCTCCTGCTCTGGAAGATGCTCAGTCATAACCTGAATGTGAAGCAATTAGAAAGATTActacaaacaaaaaaacaatttagaaaacaaatgaAATGTGATATTGCATCGCCATCCTAATACTACATATGGAACTATATCTGAATCAACCAAGAATGGCAGCTCAGACCAATTGAATCAAATGGCAAAGTGGTCTGAGCAATTACTATATGAGCTTTGAAGCATCAACAAATGCATACATGACTAACAGTATGTGCACAAACAGACAATAATGATGATAGATTACTGAATAGTAGGATAAAAAAGATTTAAGACACCAGGTAGAGAATTCTGATTTCAAGAAAATTAATCTGCCCATGATTTACAACAATTAGGTTGATTTTAACCTTTCATAGCAGGTAGAAATACTAGTGAAACTTTTATTATGTTACGATAAGAATCCATGGTGGACAAAACTAAATAAGTAATAGAAAAGCAACCTCACAAAATACTTCCAAAAATCTAGCTAATGCTGCACCATGGTgataaaatgaataaaaaataaCTTCTCCGTAGCAtgtgaaaatgaaaaaaaaatacctgTAGAGCTAATTTCTTTAACTTATTTGTTGCAGATAACTTGTGGAGACAAGAAACAGTTGGATCTACAGTTTGATCAGTAGCCACTCCATTATCACATATCCAGGGATGCTCTGATCATttagaaagaaaataatatcAATCTGTGAACAAGTAACATTAGCAACTCTTCGATCTTACAATAGTTGCTACAAAATTTTGGTGAAAAAATTGGTTTCAAATCATTATACAGAAAAGCAGGACACATGAACATAAGGTATTGAAATGAGGAAAAGTAATGTGGACAAGAGCTAAACAATACTAACTTAGAACTTCATGGGCTTTTAATCGCTCTGATGGACAAGGGCAGAGCATTTTTCTTATAAGATCCTTTGCGCTGTCCGATATCTTGTGCCATTGTTCTGATTCTAAATCAAAATGCCCATCTTGAACTTTATCATATACTCCTCTTCGTGTATCTGGTGCAGAATGAAACAGTCATTTAGCACATTCAGAAAAAGCAGTGAAGCAAACTTTAAATATACTTCCAGATAACTGACCTGCCCAAAATGGTGGCACACCACTTAGCAATACATAGAGTATCACTCCAGCTGTCCATATGTCAGCCTCCGGTCCATAATGCTTCTGCAGTACCTCTGGAGCAATGTAATATGGGCTTCCCACTACTTCAGTGAAAACATCACCTGAGATTTAGCAACTCTGTATTCAGAAAAAAGCTCTGGAACAGGTGTACTCTTCTACATCCCAGCATAAACTAAAGGTGGCTACAGTCGAATAAACCAGGAAAAGAACTACACAAGTAGGAAAAAATATATCTATGTCTATAGTGTTCAACAGCAAAAACAATGCTTCACGTGCTGACCACACAAAAGACCTACTGTTGTATTACTATGTAGTTCTTTAGCTTTACCTGAAAGATGGTTTGAATTAGAGGTATTTACAACCTAGCTCAAACATCAGTAAAGTATCACTTAACGAGTTTATTATTTGGCATACACACAGCCTGATGTCTTGTATTTAAGAAATATAATACCTGGTTTGAAGAACACAGAGAGACCAAAGTCGATTACTTTTATCGACAAGTCATCATCTTTATCCTGTAAGAGGAAGTTTTCTGGCTTTAGATCCCGGTGCATCACCCCAAGTGAGTGGCAGTTCTCTATGATCCCAACAATAACTCTCATAAGCTCTGCAGCCTTCTGCTCACTGTAATTCCCCTCCGTAATCCGGTTATATAGCTCACCACCTTCACAGAGCTCCATGACGATGTGCAcagcctcctcatcctcataTGCATCCTTGATGGTGACTATATTCTTTTGACCTGAAAGATAGTGCATTATCTGGATCTCGTGGCGCACATCCTCAATATCTTGCATGTTGACAAACTTCTTCTTCAAGATGGACTTGCATGCATACTGACACCCAGTGCTGATCTCAGTGCAGAGATAGGTTGTCCCATATTTACCCTCTCCAAGCCTCCGGCCAAGGGTATAATGCTCTGTTACATTAGGAGTCTTTTGACCAAGGACGGAGATGGATGTTAACGTTCGTCTCAATCCTTGCTGCATAAGAACCGCGACACTGGACCTAGATGACCCCGGGTAGCAATCCTCAGTATCGTCCCCATCATCGTATCTTGAAGCCAAACGCTCATTCTGAAATTGGTTGTAATTGTTGTACTTGTTCCCATAGGTCCCATTTTGGCACTGATTTCCCATTCCTGCAACTATAGGGCACAAAATGCAACTTAAACAAAATAGCCAATGCGCTGTGGACAGTACTGGAGAAGTTTTGTAGCAAGAAAACCTACTGCcatctatattttttttcaccCCAACAGTCAACAGAGGTACCTCGTCAGAACTCCTAATTACAAGTAATATTTATTGCACAATAAATTTAGAGCCAGATTTAGCATAAAACAGAACAGCCAGCAGCAAAACTTCTACATTACCGTATATTAACAAAATAACAACTATACCTACTATTTCGAGCCGCCGTAAAATTTTCGGATAAACAATTCTTCGACTTGGCGTATCAGTTTCGCCGTACCCTATAGCTTAAAACCCCACCAAAATCAGGACCTTCTCCCAAAGATAGTTCCCTTTCAGCTTATTGCGGCCCACAATCCCCAACCCAAGGGTTCTTGGCACCAAAATTCACCCGGCAAACCCAGATTTCCACCTAATCCTGCCCTGGAATGCCTCCTAGAGGCCACAGCAACTCCCCAACCCACCCCTTCTAGCTTCTAGCTCAAGTCCTCGCCGAAACAGATGAAATCTAAAACCGACAGCGCGTGAATGAGGTGAAATGCGGGTCCATGTGAACAGAAAGCGGCTCAGAAGGATCTTACCTGACGCTGCAGCCTCGATCGGAGCTCCGAGGCGGGAGAACCGGGGAGAGGGACCGGGAGCGGAATCCCTGCTTCCCCAGGGGCCTAAACGCAAAAACGAGAGGAGgagaaaaatggagaggagaCCACC is a genomic window containing:
- the LOC117838698 gene encoding calcium-dependent protein kinase 23, producing the protein MGNQCQNGTYGNKYNNYNQFQNERLASRYDDGDDTEDCYPGSSRSSVAVLMQQGLRRTLTSISVLGQKTPNVTEHYTLGRRLGEGKYGTTYLCTEISTGCQYACKSILKKKFVNMQDIEDVRHEIQIMHYLSGQKNIVTIKDAYEDEEAVHIVMELCEGGELYNRITEGNYSEQKAAELMRVIVGIIENCHSLGVMHRDLKPENFLLQDKDDDLSIKVIDFGLSVFFKPGDVFTEVVGSPYYIAPEVLQKHYGPEADIWTAGVILYVLLSGVPPFWADTRRGVYDKVQDGHFDLESEQWHKISDSAKDLIRKMLCPCPSERLKAHEVLKHPWICDNGVATDQTVDPTVSCLHKLSATNKLKKLALQVMTEHLPEQEITSLREMFKAIDTENRGVITFGDLKEGLRRCCSVFKRAGINGLMEAADSDTTTSINWEEFIAATVTLSNIEDKEHLMPSFTYFDKDGSGYITVDKLQKPPMERDMEGLEEIILEVDQNNDGQTNYSEFVAMIQSNSSGLGWQTMESSMNVPLREAPQVY